One Methylocapsa sp. D3K7 DNA window includes the following coding sequences:
- a CDS encoding TlpA disulfide reductase family protein, with product MTDSHSQKARAPRLSRSFAVAALACVGLAVILYGIMMPGSKEGAVNPACPGAAATVARLKPLVHGEIAALGLASQPRPLPVLTFDAADGKKISLAGFKGRTVLLNLWATWCVPCRQEMPALDRLQGLRGSKDFAVVAVNIDTARLDRPKAFLTEIGVKNLALYTDSTAAAFQSLKQAGKVIGLPTTILIGKDGCEIGTMAGPAQWDSPDALALIDAIQG from the coding sequence ATGACAGACTCTCATTCCCAAAAAGCCCGCGCGCCGCGCCTTTCACGGAGCTTTGCCGTCGCGGCTTTGGCATGTGTCGGGCTGGCGGTTATCCTATACGGGATCATGATGCCGGGCAGCAAGGAAGGCGCGGTCAACCCGGCCTGTCCAGGCGCGGCGGCCACGGTGGCACGGCTCAAACCACTTGTGCATGGCGAGATCGCCGCCCTCGGGCTTGCGTCGCAGCCAAGGCCCCTGCCAGTTCTGACATTCGATGCGGCGGACGGAAAGAAAATAAGCCTGGCGGGTTTTAAGGGGCGGACAGTTCTGCTCAACCTATGGGCGACCTGGTGCGTGCCTTGCCGGCAGGAAATGCCCGCACTCGACCGCTTGCAGGGTCTGCGCGGGTCCAAGGATTTTGCGGTTGTAGCCGTGAATATCGATACCGCGCGGCTCGACCGGCCGAAGGCGTTCTTGACCGAGATCGGCGTCAAGAATCTTGCCCTTTATACCGACAGCACAGCGGCGGCGTTTCAAAGCTTAAAACAGGCGGGCAAGGTGATCGGGCTGCCGACGACGATTCTGATTGGCAAGGATGGCTGCGAAATCGGCACGATGGCTGGTCCGGCGCAGTGGGATTCGCCAGATGCGCTGGCGCTGATTGATGCGATTCAGGGCTGA
- a CDS encoding Spy/CpxP family protein refolding chaperone, giving the protein MRPILGLRAVAIAALLSTAGGFGAAIAQEQTMPGPMDPAMGGRGMMCRAAEHIDGQLAYLKTELKITPEQLPQWNVFADIFRTDKEKNARLCNSTENEQTRAMMMSASLPDSLEMTAVRLTARLESLRAMEAAIRPLYAILSPAQKKTADEIMKGAPGF; this is encoded by the coding sequence ATGCGGCCGATTCTCGGGCTTCGTGCCGTCGCGATAGCCGCGCTTTTGAGCACGGCGGGCGGATTTGGGGCAGCCATCGCTCAAGAACAGACTATGCCGGGACCCATGGATCCAGCCATGGGCGGACGGGGGATGATGTGCCGAGCCGCCGAACATATCGACGGTCAACTCGCCTATCTCAAAACCGAACTCAAAATCACGCCCGAACAGTTGCCGCAGTGGAATGTCTTCGCCGACATCTTCCGCACCGATAAGGAAAAAAACGCCCGCCTCTGCAATTCGACGGAGAACGAACAGACGCGTGCGATGATGATGTCCGCCAGCCTGCCCGACAGCCTCGAAATGACGGCCGTCCGGCTGACCGCGCGGCTTGAATCGTTACGGGCGATGGAGGCGGCGATCCGGCCGCTGTACGCAATCCTGAGCCCGGCGCAAAAAAAGACCGCGGATGAAATCATGAAGGGTGCGCCCGGTTTTTAA
- the grxD gene encoding Grx4 family monothiol glutaredoxin, with translation MPIKDDIQATIDKNDVVLFMKGTPDFPQCGFSGQVVQILRYLDVTYEAVNCLANDEIRQGIKEFSSWPTIPQLYIKGEFIGGCDIVREMFQSGELAAHLTGKNISCKQPAKA, from the coding sequence ATGCCAATCAAGGATGATATCCAGGCGACGATCGACAAAAATGACGTCGTGCTGTTTATGAAGGGAACGCCTGATTTCCCGCAGTGCGGATTTTCCGGCCAGGTCGTGCAGATTCTAAGATATCTCGACGTGACCTATGAGGCGGTCAATTGCCTTGCCAATGACGAGATTCGCCAAGGCATCAAGGAGTTTTCCAGCTGGCCGACGATCCCCCAACTGTACATCAAGGGCGAATTCATCGGCGGCTGCGACATCGTCCGCGAAATGTTTCAATCGGGTGAACTTGCGGCCCATCTGACAGGCAAAAATATTTCGTGCAAACAGCCCGCCAAGGCGTAG
- a CDS encoding BolA/IbaG family iron-sulfur metabolism protein, which produces MPMPSYEIERLIKQGIPDAEVALTALADDNDHWAATVISSEFAGKSKLQQHQLVYKALGTAMGGALHALQLQTAAPK; this is translated from the coding sequence ATGCCCATGCCGTCATATGAAATCGAACGCTTGATCAAACAAGGTATTCCAGACGCGGAGGTCGCGCTCACCGCCCTAGCGGATGACAACGACCATTGGGCGGCGACTGTCATTTCCTCGGAATTCGCCGGCAAATCCAAACTCCAGCAGCACCAGCTCGTCTATAAGGCGCTCGGCACCGCGATGGGCGGGGCTTTACATGCGCTGCAGCTTCAAACAGCCGCGCCAAAATAA
- the purL gene encoding phosphoribosylformylglycinamidine synthase subunit PurL has translation MHASIEPTVTPDLAAAHGLKPDEYERILALIGRTPTFTELGIFSAMWNEHCSYKSSRKHLRGLPTKAPWVIQGPGENAGIIDIGDGLACVFKMESHNHPSYIEPFQGAATGVGGILRDVFTMGARPVACLNLLRFGAPDHSRTRHLVAGVVAGIGAYGNSFGVPTVGGSTNFDRSYDGNILVNAMAVGIAKSDEIFYAKASGIGNKIVYLGSKTGRDGIHGATMASASFEADAETKRPAVQVGDPFTEKLLLEACLELMQTGAVIAIQDMGAAGLTSSAVEMGAKGNLGIALDLDQVPCRETGMTAYEMLLSESQERMLMVLDPARQAQAEAVFRKWGLDFAVIGETTNSLRFTVSHAGNLKADLPIKELGDAAPLYDRPSVETSKPPKIDPTAVTPPISSADSLIRLLGSPDLCSKRWIYEQYDHLILGNTVQAPGGDAAVIRIGDGPKGLALTTDVTQRYCLADPFEGGKQAVAEAWRNLTAVGALPRAITDNLNFGNPEKPEIMGQLISCIAGIGEACRALDFPVVSGNVSLYNESSGRGISPTPAIGGVGLLDDVSRSASLAFKAPGEQILLIGETRGWLGQSIYLRDICGREDGAPPPVDLAVERRNGDFVRGLIAIGAVTAVHDISDGGLAVALAEMAIAGGIGASIELPASLPEHGFLFGEDQARYILTAAPDTASEILGAAQLAGVACEILGMTGGEALTLGARTAILLDDLTEANEDWLPKYMAGAES, from the coding sequence GTGCACGCGAGCATCGAACCCACAGTCACCCCCGACCTCGCCGCCGCGCATGGGCTAAAGCCGGACGAATATGAGCGCATTCTCGCCCTTATCGGCCGGACCCCGACGTTCACCGAGCTCGGCATTTTCTCGGCCATGTGGAACGAGCATTGTTCCTACAAATCCTCGCGCAAACATTTGCGCGGACTTCCCACCAAGGCGCCCTGGGTCATCCAGGGGCCGGGCGAAAACGCCGGGATCATCGACATCGGCGATGGGCTCGCCTGCGTCTTCAAGATGGAGAGCCACAATCATCCCTCCTACATCGAGCCGTTTCAGGGCGCCGCGACCGGCGTTGGCGGAATCTTGCGCGATGTGTTCACCATGGGCGCGCGGCCCGTGGCCTGCTTGAACCTGTTGCGTTTTGGTGCGCCGGACCATTCGCGCACGCGCCATCTTGTCGCGGGTGTCGTCGCCGGGATTGGCGCCTATGGCAATAGTTTTGGAGTGCCGACCGTCGGCGGTTCGACCAATTTCGATCGCAGCTACGACGGCAATATCCTCGTCAATGCCATGGCGGTGGGAATCGCCAAATCCGACGAGATTTTCTACGCGAAGGCGAGCGGGATCGGCAACAAAATCGTCTATCTCGGCTCAAAAACCGGACGCGACGGTATCCATGGCGCGACCATGGCCTCGGCGTCTTTCGAGGCCGACGCGGAAACAAAACGCCCGGCGGTGCAGGTTGGCGATCCTTTTACCGAAAAGCTGCTGCTCGAGGCGTGCCTCGAATTGATGCAGACCGGCGCGGTCATCGCGATCCAGGATATGGGCGCGGCGGGCCTCACCTCCTCGGCGGTCGAAATGGGCGCCAAGGGCAATCTCGGGATCGCGCTCGATCTCGATCAGGTGCCCTGCCGCGAGACCGGGATGACCGCTTATGAAATGCTCCTCTCCGAAAGCCAGGAGCGGATGCTGATGGTGCTCGATCCGGCGCGGCAAGCGCAGGCTGAGGCGGTGTTCCGCAAATGGGGGCTCGATTTCGCGGTCATCGGCGAAACAACCAACAGTTTGCGCTTTACAGTCAGCCATGCTGGGAACCTTAAAGCCGATCTACCGATCAAGGAGCTTGGCGATGCGGCGCCACTGTATGATCGTCCCTCTGTCGAGACGTCCAAGCCGCCCAAGATTGATCCCACGGCCGTCACCCCGCCCATCTCAAGCGCTGACTCGCTGATACGTTTGCTGGGCTCTCCCGATCTTTGTTCCAAGCGTTGGATTTATGAGCAATACGACCATTTGATCCTGGGCAATACGGTGCAGGCGCCAGGCGGCGACGCGGCCGTTATCCGCATTGGTGACGGGCCGAAGGGCCTTGCGCTGACGACCGACGTGACCCAGCGCTATTGTCTGGCCGACCCTTTCGAAGGTGGCAAACAGGCAGTTGCTGAGGCATGGCGCAACCTGACCGCCGTCGGCGCCCTGCCCCGCGCCATCACCGACAATCTGAATTTCGGCAATCCCGAAAAACCCGAAATCATGGGCCAGCTTATCTCCTGCATCGCGGGAATTGGCGAGGCGTGCCGGGCGCTCGATTTCCCGGTCGTTTCCGGCAATGTCTCGCTCTACAATGAGAGCAGCGGGCGTGGGATTTCGCCGACCCCGGCGATCGGCGGTGTCGGGCTCCTCGACGACGTGAGCCGCAGCGCGAGTTTGGCGTTCAAGGCACCGGGCGAACAAATTCTGCTGATCGGCGAGACACGCGGCTGGCTCGGCCAGTCGATCTATTTGCGCGACATTTGCGGACGTGAGGACGGCGCGCCGCCGCCCGTCGATCTGGCAGTGGAACGCCGCAATGGCGATTTCGTGCGCGGCCTCATCGCAATCGGCGCGGTGACCGCCGTGCATGATATTTCAGATGGCGGCCTGGCGGTGGCGCTGGCCGAAATGGCGATCGCGGGAGGGATTGGCGCGTCCATTGAACTTCCGGCATCGTTGCCGGAGCATGGGTTTCTGTTCGGCGAGGACCAGGCGCGCTATATTCTCACGGCCGCTCCTGACACTGCCAGCGAAATCCTCGGCGCTGCGCAACTCGCGGGCGTCGCCTGCGAAATCCTCGGCATGACCGGCGGCGAAGCGTTGACCCTCGGCGCCCGGACCGCCATATTGCTGGATGATCTAACGGAAGCCAACGAAGATTGGCTGCCGAAATATATGGCTGGCGCCGAGTCTTGA
- the purQ gene encoding phosphoribosylformylglycinamidine synthase subunit PurQ has product MNAAIILFPGSNREKDAIRAIETVTGKKPPLVWHGERELPSGVGLVVLPGGFSYGDYLRCGAIAARAPIMDAVHAHAARGGLVLGICNGFQILVEAGILPGVLMRNANLRFVCRMQHLAVERNDTPFTSHYAKGQVIKVAIAHGEGNYEADGETIKRLEGDGRVAFRYCDGRGIIGGSANPNGSTNHIAGIYSENFRVLGLMPHPENLIDPLVGGTDGRGLFESIAGFTKAA; this is encoded by the coding sequence CTGAACGCGGCCATCATTCTTTTCCCCGGCTCGAATCGCGAGAAGGATGCGATCCGCGCCATCGAGACAGTGACCGGCAAAAAACCGCCGCTCGTCTGGCATGGCGAGCGGGAGCTGCCCTCCGGTGTCGGCCTTGTCGTGCTGCCAGGCGGATTTTCTTACGGCGATTATTTACGTTGCGGGGCCATTGCCGCTCGCGCCCCCATTATGGACGCTGTCCATGCCCATGCCGCACGGGGCGGTTTGGTGCTCGGCATCTGCAACGGATTTCAGATTCTGGTCGAGGCCGGGATTTTGCCCGGCGTGTTGATGCGCAACGCCAATTTGCGCTTTGTCTGCCGGATGCAGCATCTTGCCGTCGAGCGCAACGATACGCCGTTCACATCACACTATGCCAAGGGTCAGGTGATCAAAGTTGCGATCGCGCATGGCGAGGGCAATTACGAGGCGGACGGGGAGACCATCAAACGCCTTGAGGGGGATGGCCGCGTCGCCTTCCGCTATTGCGACGGGCGAGGCATTATCGGTGGCAGCGCAAATCCCAATGGATCGACCAATCATATCGCCGGGATCTATTCGGAGAATTTCCGCGTGCTCGGCCTGATGCCGCACCCAGAAAACCTCATTGATCCGCTGGTTGGCGGGACCGACGGGCGCGGCTTGTTCGAGAGCATTGCCGGCTTTACAAAAGCGGCTTGA
- the purS gene encoding phosphoribosylformylglycinamidine synthase subunit PurS, with translation MKARVFVTLKDGILDPQGKAIEGALKSLGVDGIGSVRQGKLFEVEVAAEDRTTAAGVLRGACEKLLANQVIENFQVELL, from the coding sequence ATGAAAGCGCGCGTCTTCGTTACGCTCAAGGACGGTATCCTCGATCCGCAAGGCAAGGCGATCGAGGGAGCCCTCAAGTCGCTTGGCGTCGATGGGATCGGCAGCGTGCGGCAAGGCAAATTGTTCGAAGTCGAGGTTGCCGCAGAAGACCGCACCACGGCAGCGGGAGTGCTGCGCGGTGCGTGCGAGAAATTGCTCGCCAACCAAGTCATTGAGAATTTCCAGGTAGAACTCCTCTGA
- the purC gene encoding phosphoribosylaminoimidazolesuccinocarboxamide synthase, with protein MDHLKPRLIPMNRRRRIYEGKAKVLYEGPEPGTLIQHFKDDATAFNAKKHEVIDGKGVLNNRISEFVFQNLNDIGVPTHFIRRLNMREQLIREVEIVPLEVVVRNVAAGSLSTRLGIEEGTQLPRSIIEFYYKNDELNDPMVSEEHITAFGWATPQEIDDIMSLAIRVNDFLSGLFLGVGIRLVDFKMECGRLWEGEMMRIVVADEISPDSCRLWDIKSNDKLDKDRFRRDLGGLVEAYTEVARRLGILQENEQPRAVGPKLVQ; from the coding sequence ATGGATCACCTCAAGCCACGGTTAATCCCAATGAATCGCCGCCGGCGCATCTACGAAGGCAAGGCAAAGGTTCTCTATGAGGGCCCCGAGCCTGGCACACTGATTCAGCACTTCAAGGACGATGCAACGGCGTTCAACGCCAAGAAGCACGAGGTGATCGACGGAAAAGGGGTGCTCAACAACCGCATTTCGGAATTCGTTTTTCAAAATCTCAACGATATCGGCGTGCCGACGCATTTCATCCGCCGTCTCAATATGCGGGAACAATTGATTCGGGAAGTGGAAATTGTCCCTCTCGAAGTGGTTGTCCGCAACGTCGCCGCCGGATCGCTTTCGACCCGTCTCGGCATCGAGGAAGGCACCCAGCTGCCGCGCTCGATCATCGAATTCTACTATAAGAACGACGAACTCAACGACCCGATGGTCTCGGAAGAGCATATCACAGCCTTCGGCTGGGCGACGCCTCAGGAGATCGACGACATCATGTCGCTCGCGATCCGGGTCAATGATTTCCTCTCCGGGCTATTCCTGGGCGTCGGCATCCGGCTTGTCGATTTCAAGATGGAATGCGGCCGCCTATGGGAAGGCGAAATGATGCGCATCGTCGTCGCCGACGAGATCTCCCCTGATTCGTGCCGCCTGTGGGACATCAAATCGAACGACAAGCTCGACAAGGATCGCTTCCGCCGTGACCTCGGCGGCTTGGTCGAGGCCTATACGGAAGTCGCGCGACGGCTCGGCATCCTGCAAGAGAACGAACAGCCGCGCGCGGTTGGGCCAAAGCTCGTACAATGA
- a CDS encoding DUF1476 domain-containing protein — MTTFDERENAFEAKLAHDEELRFLARARRDKRLGLWAAEKLGKAGVEAEAYAGGLLAADVQKAGSEQIVKTIRADFDRAGVAITDPQIRKQMEELFAAAVDELTKGTGQGKK; from the coding sequence ATGACGACTTTCGACGAGCGCGAGAATGCCTTTGAAGCGAAGCTCGCCCATGACGAGGAATTGCGGTTCCTGGCGCGGGCGCGGCGCGACAAAAGGCTCGGCCTTTGGGCCGCGGAAAAACTCGGCAAAGCGGGAGTCGAGGCGGAGGCTTATGCCGGGGGTCTCCTTGCCGCGGATGTCCAGAAAGCCGGGTCGGAGCAGATCGTCAAAACCATCCGCGCCGACTTCGATCGCGCCGGAGTGGCGATCACCGATCCGCAAATTCGCAAGCAAATGGAGGAGCTTTTCGCGGCGGCGGTCGATGAACTTACGAAAGGCACGGGGCAGGGGAAGAAGTGA
- a CDS encoding site-specific integrase, which yields MPKITKRLVDTLRPKPGGDLFVWDDALRGFGIRKKPSGVASFLVQYRTAQGRTRRYAFGKVGTLSPEEARTKARKLLADVENGNDPSAQRYETRQALTVAELCDRYLEAARAGLVTTRFGRAKKSSTIAIDEGRVSRHIVPILGKKVASSLTRADVQCMADAIAAGKTATIIKTKVRGVARVTGGAGTATRIVGLFGGIWTWAEKRGVVSGVNPAHRLELRTDQPGDRVLSAAELARLGAVLRQRAGEAQMACAALRLIALTGLRRGEAYGLRWSEVDLDGSCLRLADSKTGRSMRAVGAAAVRHLRSILRLHDELVFPSRSGAGPADLKKQISALFDCAGLHDARGHDLRRTFASLAADEGYGDATIGELLGHARRGVTARHYIRRPDAALVAAADRVAERIAASLDERKEGEDIDLRATPSDVAAIDSRKGCETVPWLRVKGAG from the coding sequence ATGCCCAAAATCACCAAGCGACTTGTCGATACCTTGCGGCCGAAACCTGGGGGTGACCTGTTTGTATGGGATGACGCTCTTCGGGGGTTTGGCATCCGCAAGAAGCCATCCGGCGTGGCGTCTTTCCTCGTCCAATATCGGACGGCACAAGGGCGCACTCGGCGCTATGCCTTCGGTAAGGTCGGCACACTCTCACCGGAAGAAGCGCGGACAAAGGCAAGAAAGCTGTTGGCCGATGTCGAGAACGGCAATGATCCGTCTGCACAACGATATGAGACGCGACAAGCCTTGACGGTGGCTGAATTGTGCGACCGCTATCTGGAAGCGGCGCGCGCCGGTCTCGTCACGACGCGGTTTGGTCGAGCCAAGAAATCGTCGACCATCGCAATCGACGAGGGGCGCGTTTCCCGTCACATAGTGCCAATCCTTGGCAAGAAGGTCGCGAGCTCCCTGACGCGCGCCGACGTGCAGTGCATGGCCGACGCCATCGCGGCCGGCAAGACCGCGACAATCATCAAGACGAAGGTTCGGGGCGTGGCGCGAGTCACCGGTGGGGCGGGCACCGCAACGAGGATCGTCGGCCTTTTCGGAGGCATTTGGACCTGGGCGGAGAAGCGAGGCGTCGTCAGCGGGGTCAACCCGGCGCACCGACTCGAGCTTCGAACCGATCAGCCTGGAGATCGCGTATTGTCGGCTGCGGAACTCGCCCGCCTGGGAGCTGTTTTGCGCCAGCGCGCGGGTGAAGCTCAAATGGCGTGCGCCGCATTGCGTTTGATCGCCCTTACCGGGCTGCGCCGAGGAGAGGCATACGGCCTGCGCTGGAGCGAGGTCGATTTAGACGGCAGTTGCTTGCGCCTTGCCGATTCAAAAACCGGCAGATCGATGCGCGCCGTCGGCGCAGCGGCGGTCCGGCACTTGCGCTCAATTCTTAGGCTCCACGACGAACTGGTTTTCCCAAGCAGGTCGGGCGCCGGTCCAGCCGATTTGAAAAAGCAGATCAGCGCTCTTTTCGATTGCGCGGGATTGCACGATGCTCGCGGCCACGACCTGCGGCGGACATTCGCGAGCCTCGCCGCCGACGAAGGCTATGGAGACGCCACGATCGGGGAACTGCTCGGGCATGCGCGGCGAGGAGTGACGGCGCGACATTACATCCGTCGCCCGGATGCCGCACTGGTTGCTGCCGCTGACCGCGTAGCCGAACGCATCGCCGCGTCGCTCGACGAGCGGAAGGAGGGCGAAGACATCGATCTCCGCGCAACTCCGTCTGATGTGGCGGCGATAGATAGCCGAAAGGGCTGCGAGACTGTCCCATGGCTGAGAGTAAAGGGCGCAGGCTGA
- a CDS encoding virulence-associated E family protein — MAADSSENIHSQSAPQEAIAPNWLKAACFDAEGQLVPNLATAMAVLRSAPLVSKAVAYDEMLCAPILKSRLPSLGPRATSNPCSLPRPVTDTDVSQLQEWMQQIGVAKISKDTIHQATDLRARECAFHPVQDYLNDLNWDNHKRLDAWLATYLGAEPTDYSSGIGALFLISMVTRIFQPGCKCDYMLVLEGPQGAMKSTACAILGGKWFSDSLPDVTTGKDVAQHLPGKWLIEISELSGMKKAEASTLKAFITRPVERYRPSYGHKEVIQPRQCVFIGTTNEDSYLKDVTGGRRFWPIKVGRINADALVRDRDQLFAEAVHRYRAGEKWWPDAAFERTHIQPEQQARFDNDPWQEKIASFLENKSRVAVNQVAEEALGIEIALIGTTEQRRIGNILKVLGWKSMRDSKGRGFVPGHDA; from the coding sequence TTGGCGGCTGACAGTTCGGAAAATATACACTCACAATCAGCACCGCAAGAGGCGATCGCGCCAAACTGGCTTAAAGCAGCGTGTTTCGACGCGGAAGGCCAACTTGTCCCGAACCTCGCAACCGCGATGGCTGTCCTTCGATCGGCGCCGCTGGTGTCAAAAGCGGTTGCTTACGACGAAATGTTGTGCGCACCGATCCTGAAATCTCGGTTGCCCAGTTTAGGGCCGCGCGCCACATCCAACCCGTGCAGCCTACCACGTCCCGTCACAGACACGGACGTGAGCCAGTTGCAGGAGTGGATGCAGCAAATCGGCGTGGCCAAAATCTCGAAGGACACAATCCATCAAGCCACTGATCTGCGGGCGCGCGAATGTGCGTTTCACCCTGTCCAGGACTATTTGAATGATCTCAATTGGGATAATCACAAACGGCTTGACGCCTGGCTAGCTACCTATCTCGGTGCCGAACCTACAGACTACAGCTCGGGTATCGGCGCTTTGTTCCTAATATCCATGGTCACGAGGATATTTCAGCCCGGATGCAAGTGTGATTACATGCTTGTCCTTGAAGGGCCCCAAGGCGCCATGAAATCGACCGCATGTGCGATCCTTGGCGGCAAGTGGTTTTCAGATAGCCTGCCCGACGTTACGACCGGGAAGGACGTTGCGCAGCACTTGCCCGGAAAATGGCTTATCGAAATCAGCGAACTTTCTGGAATGAAGAAAGCTGAAGCTTCAACGTTGAAGGCTTTCATCACCCGGCCAGTTGAGCGATACCGCCCAAGCTACGGCCACAAGGAAGTAATCCAGCCGCGTCAGTGCGTCTTCATTGGCACAACGAACGAGGACTCATATCTCAAGGACGTGACGGGCGGACGTCGCTTTTGGCCAATCAAAGTCGGGCGCATCAATGCCGATGCGCTGGTGCGCGACCGCGACCAGTTATTTGCCGAAGCAGTGCATCGCTACAGGGCCGGCGAAAAGTGGTGGCCGGATGCGGCGTTCGAGCGGACTCATATTCAGCCTGAACAACAGGCCCGGTTCGACAACGATCCATGGCAAGAGAAAATCGCATCATTCCTCGAAAATAAGTCTCGCGTGGCAGTGAACCAAGTCGCCGAGGAGGCGCTTGGCATCGAAATAGCGCTTATCGGAACCACTGAGCAACGAAGAATTGGTAATATTCTCAAAGTCCTAGGTTGGAAAAGTATGCGCGATTCCAAAGGACGGGGATTTGTTCCGGGCCATGACGCATGA
- a CDS encoding IS630 family transposase (programmed frameshift), with amino-acid sequence MGLSVDLRQRVVEAVLGGGLSRNAAAKRFGVSIASAVRWVKRFETTGRISPAPSGGDRRSGRIEVQRDYLLGLIRRTPDITLLEIQERLIANCGERFSVSVLWRFFDCHGMTFSKKTAHAQEQQRPDVQQQRREWFARQLDLDPRKLVFIDETGASTNLARKSGRCRRGRRLRAFVPHGHYKTVTLVAGVRLSGLTAPKVYDRPINAVLFEEWVEKCLVPTLAEGDIVVMDNLSSHKGPKVEQIIKAAGADRRYLPPYRPDMNPIEKAFSKLKACLRKIAERTVAGLIRTLETCADIFKPAECENYFNACGYDTG; translated from the exons ATGGGGCTTTCCGTTGATCTTCGCCAACGCGTGGTCGAGGCAGTTCTCGGGGGCGGGCTGTCGCGCAACGCGGCGGCCAAGCGTTTCGGTGTGAGCATCGCGAGCGCCGTGCGTTGGGTGAAGCGCTTCGAGACCACGGGGCGAATTTCGCCGGCGCCTTCAGGCGGTGATCGCCGCTCCGGCCGGATCGAGGTGCAGCGCGACTATCTGCTGGGCTTGATCCGCCGCACGCCGGACATCACGCTGCTCGAAATCCAGGAGCGCCTGATCGCCAATTGCGGCGAGCGTTTCTCGGTCTCCGTGCTGTGGCGTTTCTTCGACTGTCACGGGATGACATT TTCAAAAAAAACGGCGCACGCGCAAGAGCAACAACGCCCGGACGTGCAACAGCAACGCCGGGAATGGTTCGCGCGGCAGCTCGATCTTGATCCAAGGAAACTCGTTTTCATCGACGAGACGGGAGCTTCCACAAATCTCGCGCGAAAAAGCGGACGTTGCCGGCGCGGGCGGCGGTTGCGCGCCTTTGTCCCGCACGGCCACTACAAGACGGTCACGCTGGTCGCCGGCGTCCGACTTTCCGGGCTGACGGCGCCGAAAGTCTACGACCGGCCGATCAACGCCGTTTTGTTCGAGGAATGGGTAGAAAAATGCCTGGTTCCCACGCTCGCTGAAGGCGATATTGTCGTCATGGACAATCTCTCGAGCCACAAGGGACCAAAAGTCGAGCAAATTATAAAAGCCGCCGGCGCCGACCGGCGCTATCTGCCGCCCTACAGGCCGGACATGAACCCGATCGAAAAAGCCTTCTCCAAACTGAAAGCCTGCTTACGGAAAATCGCCGAGAGGACTGTCGCGGGTTTGATAAGGACGCTCGAAACCTGCGCCGACATCTTCAAACCCGCAGAATGCGAAAATTACTTCAACGCCTGCGGCTATGACACAGGTTGA
- the smbP gene encoding small metal-binding protein SmbP yields MSRRFIVAMVGIGLALILLPQISLAVDEHLSQAIEFTKLAVDDGDYGRANGLAAHAETALMHAEASEKVKANPHTADAIKHLKAAIDEGRQGHADVAKTHAEAALNNLQQVM; encoded by the coding sequence ATGTCCCGTAGATTTATCGTCGCCATGGTAGGCATCGGCCTCGCTTTAATTCTACTCCCGCAAATTTCGCTGGCTGTGGATGAGCATCTCTCGCAGGCGATTGAGTTCACAAAACTCGCCGTTGATGATGGCGACTACGGACGTGCCAATGGCCTAGCTGCCCATGCCGAGACTGCACTCATGCACGCGGAAGCCAGCGAGAAGGTGAAGGCCAATCCGCACACGGCAGATGCCATCAAACATCTGAAGGCAGCAATTGACGAGGGCAGGCAGGGCCATGCCGATGTCGCAAAGACTCATGCAGAAGCCGCATTGAACAATTTGCAGCAGGTGATGTAG
- a CDS encoding P-II family nitrogen regulator translates to MKRVVAIIQPFKLDEVEDALRQVGVSGINVTEVIGFGHQKGHTEFHSGTEYPVSFLPKVKVEVVVPANLVESVIDAIVKSARTGQIGDGKIFVAGIDHAMRIRTGETDSAAV, encoded by the coding sequence ATGAAGCGCGTCGTCGCCATCATCCAGCCATTCAAACTCGACGAAGTCGAGGATGCGTTGAGGCAAGTGGGAGTTTCTGGAATTAACGTAACCGAGGTCATCGGATTCGGCCATCAGAAAGGGCATACCGAGTTTCATAGCGGCACCGAATATCCGGTGAGCTTTCTCCCAAAAGTCAAAGTTGAAGTCGTGGTTCCCGCCAATCTCGTCGAAAGCGTCATCGATGCGATCGTGAAGTCTGCGCGCACGGGCCAGATTGGCGACGGCAAGATTTTCGTCGCGGGTATCGACCACGCCATGCGGATTCGCACCGGAGAGACTGATAGCGCAGCAGTATAA